The Linepithema humile isolate Giens D197 chromosome 7, Lhum_UNIL_v1.0, whole genome shotgun sequence genome has a window encoding:
- the LOC105667634 gene encoding uncharacterized protein isoform X2, whose product MSQILQGLPTETENFTQLFPTYGIIYELFPEIVSEQDLVGKRQDTLPSWAESDYINSRSFNLNLPSSLEINYTEDISKKPDTFLFASESAVVSKENDSTENFSRIFSDSHLQKHMDKKVNDSIALPTQSPPKAPEPKRRSAYTTKKNTNATKTRGKKENKRIKQNKKQEENIKVKQVQKKENIKINHDQKNQNAEVKQEESEDCIDVETIPDEIPVLQALDVESLLEQFEASEKQEVLPIQCNKAEIKKDSISYMNSTKTQQVTKNEDQNNMPKKSPRTCIPQQNSPPKEVIDRIKASAPKKHISIIPAMPKTTKHCETTRKPVANCNKNIKAYKECELIAKTVRPRSPNICRVPIIGDHDYCNPILPSTKHLLSKYCSNLKLNQTKVIRNKIYNETKEHDSNSKEQLHHSTRLEELPCSTDPKLAKTNVFNKIEKQATFTLTITKTDGTNDIAAENKYKCQKIPLEQSQENNLSSMKNVDAPNKYSKKRSVINEVKIRSALAASIIESRNMQASGKIQMMSVLKKPPNISQSSLLKSNSSENVASIPSNMNKYLERVQDLIVQNTSESPSHEEKKKQPRKKLNLAEYRNRRDLNSNNKTNSLAQSTTWKYVYHAFTMTEPIKDNFNNPIWSEREFIMEESDIEKTKNKAKLQTRSIGIQTYETVFEFSKSLIVEKSEEVIVEGSEERKENDIIIENINEESPSNKHNLSNSLSKSSLQSKTKRKKSRSRSKSRSRTSIGNRPGSKSRSRSRSIIIIDTDDSESESSNRSRSRNRNSNKNRNRNRNRSKSRSKSRSKSKTRTSTRTRIGIRIRTKSKSRSRSRSRTRTRSRCRSISRSRSRSSRSRSRSRSRSRRHSNTRRRKLSHRRSSVSSMSSWSSQSRSYGTSISRSSSRSRTSSHYHSSCSRSSPKHSYDRSYDSDRFYKETKRKDVEQRKILYVGRLNEGVTKADLTNRFEMYGPIKNISLHFNKNGNNYGFVTFEHRADAYHAKEHGNDDPSLPRYDLSFGGRRTFCQDTYTDLDNMSNSSSINRLPQADEQSFDYLLQKAQARMKKKV is encoded by the exons ATGTCGCAGATTCTGCAAGGACTTCCTACTGAAACGGAAAACTTTACTCAACTTTTCCCAACTTatggaattatttatgaacTCTTCCCGGAAATTGTATCTGAGCAG gaTTTAGTGGGAAAGCGGCAAGATACACTGCCAAGTTGGGCTGAAAGTGACTATATTAACTCGAggagttttaatttaaatctccCAAGTTCTCTCGAGATCAATTATACTGAagatatatctaaaaaacc agacacatttttatttgcatcggAAAGTGCAGTCGTTTCTAAAGAGAATGATAGTACAGAGAATTTTTCGAGGATTTTCTCAGACTCGCACTTGCAGAAACACATGGACAAAAAAGTTAATGATTCAATTGCTTTGCCTACTCAATCACCCCCAAAAGCTCCTGAACCTAAAAGAAGAAGTGCATATACTActaagaaaaatacaaatgcaaCAAAGACacgaggaaagaaagaaaataaaagaattaagcaaaataaaaagcaggaagaaaatataaaagtcaagCAAGttcaaaagaaagaaaatataaaaatcaatcatGATCAAAAGAACCAAAATGCAGAAGTTAAACAAGAGGAATCAGAAGATTGTATAGATGTTGAAACAATACCAGATGAAATACCAG tGCTACAAGCTCTTGACGTAGAGAGTTTGCTTGAACAATTTGAGGCTTCTGAAAAACAGGAAGTGTTACCAATTCAATGTAATAAAGCAGAGATCAAAAAGGATTCAATATCTTATATGAATTCTACTAAAACACAGCAAGTAACGAAGAATGAAGATCAGAATAACATGCCAAAGAAATCTCCGCGAACTTGCATTCCACAGCAAAACTCACCACCGAAAGAAGTAATTGATAGGATAaag gcATCAGCTCCGAAGAaacatatttctataataCCAGCCATGCCAAAAACTACGAAACACTGTGAAACAACTAGAAAACCTGTAGCAAAttgtaataagaatataaaggCATATAAAGAATGTGAA TTAATAGCGAAGACAGTAAGACCAAGGAGTCCAAATATTTGCAGGGTTCCGATAATTGGAGACCATGATTATTGCAATCCAATTCTTCCTAGTACGAAACACTTGCTTAGTAAATATT gttctaatttaaaattgaatcaaaCTAAAGTGATAAGAAATAAGATTTACAATGAAACCAAAGAACATGACAGTAATTCGAAGGAACAACTTCATCACTCTACCAGACTCGAGGAATTGCCTTGTAGTACTGATCCGAAATTGGCTAAAactaatgtatttaataagattgaaAAACAAGCAACTTTTACCTTAACGATCACAAAAACAGATGGAACCAACGACATTGCTgctgaaaataaatacaagtgTCAGAAGATTCCCTTAGAACAAtctcaagaaaataatttatcatccATGAAAAATGTGGACGCtccaaataaatattctaaaaaaagatCTGTTATAAATGAAGTGAAGATTCGCTCTGCTTTGGCTGCAAGCATTATAGAATCACGGAATATGCAAGCGAGTGGTAAAATACAAATGATGTCCGTGTTAAAAAAACCACCAAATATATCACAGTCTTCGCTTTTAAAGAGTAACTCTAGTGAAAATGTAGCGTCCATTCCAAGCAATATGAACAAGTATCTTGAACGAGTACAGGATTTAATCGTACAAAATACTTCAGAATCGCCATCacacgaagaaaaaaagaaacagcctcgtaaaaaattgaatttggcAGAATATCGAAATAGAAGAGAtctaaatagtaataataaaacgaattcTCTGGCACAATCCACAACATGGAAGTATGTTTATCATGCTTTCACTATGACAGAGCCGATTAAAGACAACTTTAACAATCCAATTTGGTCCGAAAGAGAATTTATAATGGAAGAATCAGATATCGAAAAAACAAAGAACAAGGCAAAATTACAAACTCGTAGTATAGGAATACAAACATATGAAACTGTCTTTGAATTTTCAAAGTCATTGATCGTAGAAAAAAGTGAAGAAGTCATTGTAGAGGGAAGCGAAGAAAG GAAAGAAAACgacataataatagaaaacatAAACGAAGAAAGTCCCAGCAATAAACATAATCTTTCTAACAGTTTAAGTAAATCTAGTTTGCAAAGCAAGACTAAGCGCAAGAAAAGTAGAAGCAGAAGTAAAAGTAGAAGTAGAACTAGCATTGGAAACAGACCTGGGAGCAAAAGTAGAAGTAGGAGCAGATCAATAATAATCATAGATACAGATGATAGTGAAAGCGAAAGCAGCAACAGAAGTAGGAGCAGGAATAGGAATAGCAACAAGAACAGGAACAGGAACAGGAACAGGAGCAAAAGTAGGAGCAAGAGCAGGAGCAAGAGCAAGACCAGGACCAGTACCAGGACCAGGATAGGGATCAGGATCAGGACCAAAAGTAAATCCAGGAGCAGGAGTAGAAGCAGAACAAGAACCAGGAGCAGATGCAGAAGCATAAGTAGGAGTAGGAGTAGGAGTAGTAGAAGTAGAAGTAGAAGTAGAAGTAGATCCCGCAGACACAGCAATACTCGTCGACGAAAACTGAGTCATCGACGCAGCTCTGTTAGTTCAATGAGCAGTTGGTCATCGCAATCGCGGTCATACGGAACATCTATTTCTAGATCAAGTTCCAGATCCAGAACTTCCTCACACTATCACTCCAGTTGTTCAAG aTCATCACCGAAGCATTCCTACGATAGATCCTATGATTCTGATCGGTTCTACAAAGAGACGAAGAGAAAAGATGTAGAGCAACGTAAGATACTTTACGTAGGTCGTCTAAACGAAGGGGTCACTAAGGCGGACTTGACCAATAGATTTGAAATGTATGGACCCATCAAAAATATCAGTCTCCACTTTAATAAGAACGg CAATAACTATGGTTTCGTCACTTTTGAGCATAGAGCTGATGCTTATCACGCCAAAGAGCACGGTAATGACGATCCATCTTTACCTAGATATGATTTATCCTTTGGTGGCCGTAGAACTTTTTGTCAAGATACGTATACAGATCTTG aTAATATGTCGAATAGTTCATCAATTAACAGACTACCTCAAGCAGACGAGCAATCTTTCGATTATCTCTTGCAGAAAGCACAAGCTCGCATGAAAAAGAAAGTTTGA
- the LOC105667636 gene encoding sodium- and chloride-dependent glycine transporter 1-like isoform X2, which translates to MENGSRKSSQAKRVSLGVGGALVERPDEPERGAWSNQIEFVLSCIGYAVGIGNVWRFPLFIYRNGGGAFLIPFIIMLITMGMPIFFLELCMGQYTGFGPVKAFRHMAPAFHGLGYCTLVVILLVMIYYMVIVAWTLFYTFASFSSKLAWAYCDNDFNTNDCYSGLQDGECQEINSSYIFFNKTCMNANKVCTELGFQFGNTTHCIFENKTAMARGDTYNRILASEEYFRDYVLGLRGATWENFGGMRWELFGCLTLAWIVCYFCLVRGIQSVGKVVYFTALFPYLILTILLIRGATLEGADEGVLWYIKPDFSTLNSATVWADAASQVFYSLGISCGSLVTLASYSKFHNNCHRDTIFVTFANLFTSIFAGFVIFSILGFLAREMQMPIDKVVQSAEGLAFIAYPEAVVRMPVANLWAILFFFMLFILGLGSQGVFVYQLDQTDFQGNYGSYVFPVWAGVIGIGIGLATLVPLPIFFFIQLWKTKNIRALFRPTKLWRPAEEKNVLDNNSVSTAVVNPAYASSDKI; encoded by the exons ATGGAAAACGGATCTAGAAAATCATCTCAG GCGAAGAGGGTTTCTCTCGGAGTTGGCGGTGCTTTGGTGGAGCGTCCGGACGAGCCGGAGCGAGGCGCTTGGTCCAACCAGATCGAATTTGTTCTATCCTGCATCGGGTATGCCGTTGGCATCGGCAATGTTTGGCGTTTCCCTCTCTTCATATATCGCAATGGCGGcg GCGCCTTTCTGATACCCTTCATTATTATGCTGATCACGATGGGCATGCCTATATTCTTCCTGGAGCTTTGTATGGGTCAGTATACCGGATTCGGGCCCGTAAAAGCTTTCCGTCACATGGCACCGGCTTTTCACGGTCTAGGCTATTGCACGCTGGTCGTCATTCTGCTAGTAATGATATACTACATGGTAATCGTCGCGTGGactttattttacactttCGCTTCTTTCTCGTCAAAACTCGCTTGGGCATATTGCGATAATGATTTCAACACGAATG ATTGTTACAGCGGTCTTCAGGATGGAGAGTGTCAGGAGATTAACTCaagctatatatttttcaacaagacCTGCATGAACGCAAACAAAGTCTGTACCGAATTGGGTTTCCAGTTTGGCAACACCACCCACTGCATTTTTGAGAATAAAACAGCCATGGCGCGCGGTGATACTTATAATCGGATACTGGCGTCCGAAGAGTACTTCAG AGACTACGTTCTCGGTTTACGCGGCGCCACTTGGGAGAACTTCGGCGGCATGCGATGGGAACTCTTCGGATGCCTCACGCTAGCCTGGATAGTGTGCTACTTCTGTCTGGTGCGCGGCATCCAGAGCGTCGGCAAGGTCGTCTACTTCACTGCGCTTTTCCCTTACTTGATACTCACGATTCTGCTAATACGAG GTGCTACATTGGAGGGTGCCGATGAAGGCGTTCTATGGTACATCAAGCCTGACTTTTCAACGCTGAACAGCGCCACAGTGTGGGCGGACGCCGCCTCCCAAGTCTTTTATTCGCTCGGTATCAGCTGTGGATCTCTGGTCACTCTCGCGAGCTACAGCAAATTCCACAACAATTGCCACAG AGACACTATCTTCGTCACCTTCGCAAATCTATTCACGTCCATTTTCGCCGGCTTCGTGATATTCTCGATACTCGGATTTCTGGCTCGAGAGATGCAAATGCCGATCGACAAGGTGGTCCAGAGTGCGGAGGGATTGGCCTTTATCGCTTACCCGGAGGCGGTGGTGCGGATGCCGGTCGCGAATCTCTGGGCCATTCTGTTCTTCTTCATGCTCTTCATACTCGGCCTCGGCAGTCAG GGGGTCTTTGTATATCAACTAGATCAAACCGACTTCCAGGGGAACTATGGCTCGTACGTATTCCCCGTCTGGGCGGGCGTAATTGGGATCGGAATCGGACTAGCAACGTTGGTGCCGTTACCGATCTTCTTCTTCATACAACTCTGGAAAACGAAG AACATCCGGGCTTTATTTCGACCTACCAAATTATGGAGGCCGGCTGAAGAAAAGAATGTGCTGGATAACAACAGCGTCAGCACTGCGGTGGTTAATCCGGCCTACGCTTCTTCcgataaaatttag
- the LOC105667636 gene encoding sodium- and chloride-dependent betaine transporter-like isoform X1, whose protein sequence is MENGSRKSSQAKRVSLGVGGALVERPDEPERGAWSNQIEFVLSCIGYAVGIGNVWRFPLFIYRNGGGAFLIPFIIMLITMGMPIFFLELCMGQYTGFGPVKAFRHMAPAFHGLGYCTLVVILLVMIYYMVIVAWTLFYTFASFSSKLAWAYCDNDFNTNDCYSGLQDGECQEINSSYIFFNKTCMNANKVCTELGFQFGNTTHCIFENKTAMARGDTYNRILASEEYFRDYVLGLRGATWENFGGMRWELFGCLTLAWIVCYFCLVRGIQSVGKVVYFTALFPYLILTILLIRGATLEGADEGVLWYIKPDFSTLNSATVWADAASQVFYSLGISCGSLVTLASYSKFHNNCHRDTIFVTFANLFTSIFAGFVIFSILGFLAREMQMPIDKVVQSAEGLAFIAYPEAVVRMPVANLWAILFFFMLFILGLGSQFAGVQAINTAILDRRPDLRKYEAFVILGICVACWLLGIPMVFDGGIYLFKLMDWHTASWAILLIGFAEVVIASWFYGCNKFLDNLAEMKMKFGRYLRGFWWFCWVVLAPLTCLGVFVYQLDQTDFQGNYGSYVFPVWAGVIGIGIGLATLVPLPIFFFIQLWKTKNIRALFRPTKLWRPAEEKNVLDNNSVSTAVVNPAYASSDKI, encoded by the exons ATGGAAAACGGATCTAGAAAATCATCTCAG GCGAAGAGGGTTTCTCTCGGAGTTGGCGGTGCTTTGGTGGAGCGTCCGGACGAGCCGGAGCGAGGCGCTTGGTCCAACCAGATCGAATTTGTTCTATCCTGCATCGGGTATGCCGTTGGCATCGGCAATGTTTGGCGTTTCCCTCTCTTCATATATCGCAATGGCGGcg GCGCCTTTCTGATACCCTTCATTATTATGCTGATCACGATGGGCATGCCTATATTCTTCCTGGAGCTTTGTATGGGTCAGTATACCGGATTCGGGCCCGTAAAAGCTTTCCGTCACATGGCACCGGCTTTTCACGGTCTAGGCTATTGCACGCTGGTCGTCATTCTGCTAGTAATGATATACTACATGGTAATCGTCGCGTGGactttattttacactttCGCTTCTTTCTCGTCAAAACTCGCTTGGGCATATTGCGATAATGATTTCAACACGAATG ATTGTTACAGCGGTCTTCAGGATGGAGAGTGTCAGGAGATTAACTCaagctatatatttttcaacaagacCTGCATGAACGCAAACAAAGTCTGTACCGAATTGGGTTTCCAGTTTGGCAACACCACCCACTGCATTTTTGAGAATAAAACAGCCATGGCGCGCGGTGATACTTATAATCGGATACTGGCGTCCGAAGAGTACTTCAG AGACTACGTTCTCGGTTTACGCGGCGCCACTTGGGAGAACTTCGGCGGCATGCGATGGGAACTCTTCGGATGCCTCACGCTAGCCTGGATAGTGTGCTACTTCTGTCTGGTGCGCGGCATCCAGAGCGTCGGCAAGGTCGTCTACTTCACTGCGCTTTTCCCTTACTTGATACTCACGATTCTGCTAATACGAG GTGCTACATTGGAGGGTGCCGATGAAGGCGTTCTATGGTACATCAAGCCTGACTTTTCAACGCTGAACAGCGCCACAGTGTGGGCGGACGCCGCCTCCCAAGTCTTTTATTCGCTCGGTATCAGCTGTGGATCTCTGGTCACTCTCGCGAGCTACAGCAAATTCCACAACAATTGCCACAG AGACACTATCTTCGTCACCTTCGCAAATCTATTCACGTCCATTTTCGCCGGCTTCGTGATATTCTCGATACTCGGATTTCTGGCTCGAGAGATGCAAATGCCGATCGACAAGGTGGTCCAGAGTGCGGAGGGATTGGCCTTTATCGCTTACCCGGAGGCGGTGGTGCGGATGCCGGTCGCGAATCTCTGGGCCATTCTGTTCTTCTTCATGCTCTTCATACTCGGCCTCGGCAGTCAG TTTGCAGGCGTGCAAGCGATAAACACCGCCATACTGGACAGGCGTCCGGATTTGCGAAAATACGAGGCCTTTGTGATATTGGGTATATGCGTTGCCTGCTGGCTCCTAGGGATCCCGATGGTGTTCGACGGCGGTATCTACCTGTTCAAATTGATGGACTGGCATACTGCCTCCTGGGCGATCCTATTGATCGGCTTTGCCGAGGTGGTTATAGCCTCTTGGTTCTACGGATGCAACAAATTTCTGGATAACCTCGCCgaaatgaaaatgaaattcGGCCGTTATCTACGCGGCTTCTGGTGGTTCTGCTGGGTCGTCCTTGCACCTCTCACTTGCCTG GGGGTCTTTGTATATCAACTAGATCAAACCGACTTCCAGGGGAACTATGGCTCGTACGTATTCCCCGTCTGGGCGGGCGTAATTGGGATCGGAATCGGACTAGCAACGTTGGTGCCGTTACCGATCTTCTTCTTCATACAACTCTGGAAAACGAAG AACATCCGGGCTTTATTTCGACCTACCAAATTATGGAGGCCGGCTGAAGAAAAGAATGTGCTGGATAACAACAGCGTCAGCACTGCGGTGGTTAATCCGGCCTACGCTTCTTCcgataaaatttag
- the LOC105667634 gene encoding uncharacterized protein isoform X1: protein MSQILQGLPTETENFTQLFPTYGIIYELFPEIVSEQDLVGKRQDTLPSWAESDYINSRSFNLNLPSSLEINYTEDISKKPDTFLFASESAVVSKENDSTENFSRIFSDSHLQKHMDKKVNDSIALPTQSPPKAPEPKRRSAYTTKKNTNATKTRGKKENKRIKQNKKQEENIKVKQVQKKENIKINHDQKNQNAEVKQEESEDCIDVETIPDEIPVLQALDVESLLEQFEASEKQEVLPIQCNKAEIKKDSISYMNSTKTQQVTKNEDQNNMPKKSPRTCIPQQNSPPKEVIDRIKASAPKKHISIIPAMPKTTKHCETTRKPVANCNKNIKAYKECELIAKTVRPRSPNICRVPIIGDHDYCNPILPSTKHLLSKYCSNLKLNQTKVIRNKIYNETKEHDSNSKEQLHHSTRLEELPCSTDPKLAKTNVFNKIEKQATFTLTITKTDGTNDIAAENKYKCQKIPLEQSQENNLSSMKNVDAPNKYSKKRSVINEVKIRSALAASIIESRNMQASGKIQMMSVLKKPPNISQSSLLKSNSSENVASIPSNMNKYLERVQDLIVQNTSESPSHEEKKKQPRKKLNLAEYRNRRDLNSNNKTNSLAQSTTWKYVYHAFTMTEPIKDNFNNPIWSEREFIMEESDIEKTKNKAKLQTRSIGIQTYETVFEFSKSLIVEKSEEVIVEGSEERKENDIIIENINEESPSNKHNLSNSLSKSSLQSKTKRKKSRSRSKSRSRTSIGNRPGSKSRSRSRSIIIIDTDDSESESSNRSRSRNRNSNKNRNRNRNRSKSRSKSRSKSKTRTSTRTRIGIRIRTKSKSRSRSRSRTRTRSRCRSISRSRSRSSRSRSRSRSRSRRHSNTRRRKLSHRRSSVSSMSSWSSQSRSYGTSISRSSSRSRTSSHYHSSCSRSSSDSNFGRNRWSNYHRNDNAERERNFDKYQRQSYSHRVYRNLRSSPKHSYDRSYDSDRFYKETKRKDVEQRKILYVGRLNEGVTKADLTNRFEMYGPIKNISLHFNKNGNNYGFVTFEHRADAYHAKEHGNDDPSLPRYDLSFGGRRTFCQDTYTDLDNMSNSSSINRLPQADEQSFDYLLQKAQARMKKKV, encoded by the exons ATGTCGCAGATTCTGCAAGGACTTCCTACTGAAACGGAAAACTTTACTCAACTTTTCCCAACTTatggaattatttatgaacTCTTCCCGGAAATTGTATCTGAGCAG gaTTTAGTGGGAAAGCGGCAAGATACACTGCCAAGTTGGGCTGAAAGTGACTATATTAACTCGAggagttttaatttaaatctccCAAGTTCTCTCGAGATCAATTATACTGAagatatatctaaaaaacc agacacatttttatttgcatcggAAAGTGCAGTCGTTTCTAAAGAGAATGATAGTACAGAGAATTTTTCGAGGATTTTCTCAGACTCGCACTTGCAGAAACACATGGACAAAAAAGTTAATGATTCAATTGCTTTGCCTACTCAATCACCCCCAAAAGCTCCTGAACCTAAAAGAAGAAGTGCATATACTActaagaaaaatacaaatgcaaCAAAGACacgaggaaagaaagaaaataaaagaattaagcaaaataaaaagcaggaagaaaatataaaagtcaagCAAGttcaaaagaaagaaaatataaaaatcaatcatGATCAAAAGAACCAAAATGCAGAAGTTAAACAAGAGGAATCAGAAGATTGTATAGATGTTGAAACAATACCAGATGAAATACCAG tGCTACAAGCTCTTGACGTAGAGAGTTTGCTTGAACAATTTGAGGCTTCTGAAAAACAGGAAGTGTTACCAATTCAATGTAATAAAGCAGAGATCAAAAAGGATTCAATATCTTATATGAATTCTACTAAAACACAGCAAGTAACGAAGAATGAAGATCAGAATAACATGCCAAAGAAATCTCCGCGAACTTGCATTCCACAGCAAAACTCACCACCGAAAGAAGTAATTGATAGGATAaag gcATCAGCTCCGAAGAaacatatttctataataCCAGCCATGCCAAAAACTACGAAACACTGTGAAACAACTAGAAAACCTGTAGCAAAttgtaataagaatataaaggCATATAAAGAATGTGAA TTAATAGCGAAGACAGTAAGACCAAGGAGTCCAAATATTTGCAGGGTTCCGATAATTGGAGACCATGATTATTGCAATCCAATTCTTCCTAGTACGAAACACTTGCTTAGTAAATATT gttctaatttaaaattgaatcaaaCTAAAGTGATAAGAAATAAGATTTACAATGAAACCAAAGAACATGACAGTAATTCGAAGGAACAACTTCATCACTCTACCAGACTCGAGGAATTGCCTTGTAGTACTGATCCGAAATTGGCTAAAactaatgtatttaataagattgaaAAACAAGCAACTTTTACCTTAACGATCACAAAAACAGATGGAACCAACGACATTGCTgctgaaaataaatacaagtgTCAGAAGATTCCCTTAGAACAAtctcaagaaaataatttatcatccATGAAAAATGTGGACGCtccaaataaatattctaaaaaaagatCTGTTATAAATGAAGTGAAGATTCGCTCTGCTTTGGCTGCAAGCATTATAGAATCACGGAATATGCAAGCGAGTGGTAAAATACAAATGATGTCCGTGTTAAAAAAACCACCAAATATATCACAGTCTTCGCTTTTAAAGAGTAACTCTAGTGAAAATGTAGCGTCCATTCCAAGCAATATGAACAAGTATCTTGAACGAGTACAGGATTTAATCGTACAAAATACTTCAGAATCGCCATCacacgaagaaaaaaagaaacagcctcgtaaaaaattgaatttggcAGAATATCGAAATAGAAGAGAtctaaatagtaataataaaacgaattcTCTGGCACAATCCACAACATGGAAGTATGTTTATCATGCTTTCACTATGACAGAGCCGATTAAAGACAACTTTAACAATCCAATTTGGTCCGAAAGAGAATTTATAATGGAAGAATCAGATATCGAAAAAACAAAGAACAAGGCAAAATTACAAACTCGTAGTATAGGAATACAAACATATGAAACTGTCTTTGAATTTTCAAAGTCATTGATCGTAGAAAAAAGTGAAGAAGTCATTGTAGAGGGAAGCGAAGAAAG GAAAGAAAACgacataataatagaaaacatAAACGAAGAAAGTCCCAGCAATAAACATAATCTTTCTAACAGTTTAAGTAAATCTAGTTTGCAAAGCAAGACTAAGCGCAAGAAAAGTAGAAGCAGAAGTAAAAGTAGAAGTAGAACTAGCATTGGAAACAGACCTGGGAGCAAAAGTAGAAGTAGGAGCAGATCAATAATAATCATAGATACAGATGATAGTGAAAGCGAAAGCAGCAACAGAAGTAGGAGCAGGAATAGGAATAGCAACAAGAACAGGAACAGGAACAGGAACAGGAGCAAAAGTAGGAGCAAGAGCAGGAGCAAGAGCAAGACCAGGACCAGTACCAGGACCAGGATAGGGATCAGGATCAGGACCAAAAGTAAATCCAGGAGCAGGAGTAGAAGCAGAACAAGAACCAGGAGCAGATGCAGAAGCATAAGTAGGAGTAGGAGTAGGAGTAGTAGAAGTAGAAGTAGAAGTAGAAGTAGATCCCGCAGACACAGCAATACTCGTCGACGAAAACTGAGTCATCGACGCAGCTCTGTTAGTTCAATGAGCAGTTGGTCATCGCAATCGCGGTCATACGGAACATCTATTTCTAGATCAAGTTCCAGATCCAGAACTTCCTCACACTATCACTCCAGTTGTTCAAG GTCTTCTTCTGATTCCAATTTTGGAAGAAATAGATGGTCAAATTACCATAGAAACGATAACGCCGAACGCGagagaaattttgataaataccAGAGACAGTCTTACAGTCATCGTGTCTATAGAAATTTGag aTCATCACCGAAGCATTCCTACGATAGATCCTATGATTCTGATCGGTTCTACAAAGAGACGAAGAGAAAAGATGTAGAGCAACGTAAGATACTTTACGTAGGTCGTCTAAACGAAGGGGTCACTAAGGCGGACTTGACCAATAGATTTGAAATGTATGGACCCATCAAAAATATCAGTCTCCACTTTAATAAGAACGg CAATAACTATGGTTTCGTCACTTTTGAGCATAGAGCTGATGCTTATCACGCCAAAGAGCACGGTAATGACGATCCATCTTTACCTAGATATGATTTATCCTTTGGTGGCCGTAGAACTTTTTGTCAAGATACGTATACAGATCTTG aTAATATGTCGAATAGTTCATCAATTAACAGACTACCTCAAGCAGACGAGCAATCTTTCGATTATCTCTTGCAGAAAGCACAAGCTCGCATGAAAAAGAAAGTTTGA